Proteins from a single region of Aerococcus viridans:
- a CDS encoding DNA translocase FtsK — MARKKKRRTKKQQELFRMQLFSGISLFFAIIGVLELGALGRLFMHLMEFFVGGLSVPVFIIEIIFTGWVLVTGHGPLALGRIMNTVIWAVPILAILMHAWDYLAIALSSDASVLEVTWQRAIANFTAEGAGQSLGGGLLGGLLYTFTFYTVSQLGTYIFVGIALMILLCYLFSITWLDLVEGIQSITSVVFNWLGEFWDTTKQQFSSYREDREKYKADQSKQKASRSKAAKKGKQSGEDQDSLESNNRIKPKQVDTDDEDVVIVGPSASASKGNHPAEIEQTSLEIGTQADELHKAKQAKTQASPSTDDQGVDTEPDDGKDIVMDMAAEPENPEYKLPPATLLTPIKATDQSGEYSVIKENVRKLEATFKSFNVDAKVTKANLGPAVTKYEIQPAIGVKVSKIVGLADDIALSLAAKDIRIEAPIPGKSFIGIEVPNQDVSLVSFRDSFEHQLQSGKVLEVPLGKDISGNIRSADLTKMPHLLVAGSTGSGKSVAINGIIVSILMKAKPNEVKLMMIDPKKVELSIYNGIPHLLTPVVTNPRKAAQALQKVVQEMERRYELFAASGQRNIDGYNDFVHEENLNEGTAHPTLPYIVVIVDELADLMMVASKEVEAAITRLAQMARAAGIHMILATQRPSVDVITGIIKANVPSRIAFAVSSGTDSRTIIDQNGAEKLLGRGDMLYLPMGESKPIRVQGAFITDDEVEHVVSFVKDQQEPNYVESMIPTETKESAPGEDLDEMWDTVLEFVKTRETVSISMLQRQFRVGYNRAARLVDDMEQRGIVGPQEGSKPRTVNIFQENGAEPTE, encoded by the coding sequence GTGGCAAGAAAAAAGAAAAGACGGACTAAGAAACAACAAGAACTTTTCCGCATGCAATTATTTTCTGGGATTTCATTATTTTTCGCCATTATTGGTGTGTTAGAACTTGGTGCATTGGGCCGATTATTCATGCATCTGATGGAATTTTTTGTTGGGGGACTATCCGTTCCTGTATTTATTATTGAAATTATCTTCACAGGCTGGGTGCTTGTGACAGGGCATGGCCCATTAGCTTTAGGTAGAATCATGAACACGGTGATTTGGGCAGTACCTATCCTAGCCATACTAATGCATGCTTGGGATTATCTAGCCATCGCCTTATCCAGTGATGCATCTGTATTAGAGGTGACTTGGCAACGGGCTATCGCCAATTTTACCGCTGAAGGTGCCGGTCAATCCTTAGGTGGTGGGCTTTTAGGTGGTTTATTATATACCTTTACCTTCTACACAGTAAGTCAATTGGGGACCTATATTTTTGTGGGCATCGCCTTAATGATCCTATTGTGCTACCTATTCAGTATTACTTGGTTAGATTTAGTCGAAGGGATTCAGTCCATTACCAGTGTGGTGTTTAATTGGTTAGGTGAATTCTGGGACACAACGAAACAACAATTTTCAAGTTATCGTGAGGACCGGGAAAAATATAAGGCAGACCAATCTAAACAAAAAGCTAGCCGAAGTAAAGCTGCTAAAAAAGGCAAGCAGTCTGGTGAAGACCAAGATAGTTTAGAAAGCAACAACCGTATTAAACCAAAACAAGTGGATACAGACGACGAAGATGTAGTCATTGTTGGCCCAAGCGCCAGTGCGAGTAAAGGCAACCATCCAGCTGAAATCGAACAAACTTCTCTTGAAATTGGCACGCAAGCTGATGAATTACACAAGGCTAAACAAGCAAAGACGCAAGCTAGTCCAAGCACTGATGACCAAGGTGTCGATACTGAACCAGATGACGGTAAAGATATTGTCATGGATATGGCTGCAGAGCCAGAAAATCCAGAGTACAAATTACCACCAGCCACCTTGTTGACGCCAATTAAAGCGACAGACCAAAGTGGTGAATACTCTGTCATTAAAGAAAATGTCCGTAAACTTGAAGCGACTTTCAAGAGCTTTAATGTGGATGCCAAAGTCACTAAGGCTAACTTGGGACCAGCTGTAACAAAATATGAAATTCAGCCAGCGATTGGGGTAAAAGTAAGTAAGATTGTTGGTTTAGCCGACGATATCGCCTTATCACTAGCTGCTAAAGATATCCGGATTGAAGCGCCAATTCCAGGTAAATCCTTTATCGGGATTGAAGTGCCCAATCAAGACGTTTCCTTAGTTTCCTTCCGTGATTCTTTCGAGCATCAACTGCAATCGGGTAAAGTCTTGGAAGTCCCATTAGGAAAAGATATTTCAGGCAATATTCGTTCAGCAGACTTGACCAAGATGCCCCATCTATTGGTTGCTGGGTCTACCGGATCTGGTAAATCAGTCGCTATCAACGGAATTATCGTATCCATTTTGATGAAGGCGAAGCCAAATGAGGTCAAATTGATGATGATCGACCCTAAAAAAGTGGAACTATCAATTTATAACGGTATTCCACACTTGTTAACACCCGTTGTAACCAATCCAAGAAAAGCAGCTCAAGCTTTACAAAAAGTCGTTCAAGAGATGGAACGTCGTTATGAATTGTTTGCTGCTTCGGGCCAACGGAATATTGACGGATACAATGACTTCGTTCATGAAGAAAACCTTAATGAAGGTACTGCGCATCCGACACTACCTTATATCGTTGTGATTGTAGATGAGTTAGCCGACTTGATGATGGTCGCTTCTAAAGAAGTAGAGGCCGCAATTACCCGGCTAGCGCAAATGGCACGTGCAGCTGGTATCCATATGATTCTAGCAACTCAAAGGCCATCTGTTGACGTTATTACGGGGATCATCAAGGCCAACGTACCATCAAGAATTGCCTTTGCCGTATCTTCAGGGACTGACTCAAGAACCATCATCGACCAAAACGGGGCCGAGAAATTATTGGGTCGAGGAGATATGCTCTACCTACCTATGGGTGAGTCGAAACCAATTCGTGTCCAAGGGGCCTTTATCACAGATGACGAAGTGGAACATGTGGTCTCTTTTGTAAAAGATCAACAAGAACCAAATTATGTCGAATCTATGATACCAACTGAGACCAAAGAATCAGCGCCAGGCGAAGATTTAGATGAAATGTGGGATACTGTCCTTGAATTTGTTAAAACCCGTGAAACGGTCTCGATTTCTATGTTACAACGTCAATTTAGAGTCGGTTACAACCGGGCCGCTCGACTAGTAGATGACATGGAGCAACGCGGAATTGTCGGCCCACAAGAAGGGTCTAAACCACGTACAGTTAATATCTTCCAAGAAAACGGCGCCGAACCAACCGAATAG
- a CDS encoding DUF1033 family protein, with translation MSFQVYQIDGFDEPWWFEDDWHEHVVAVQTADSLEEAALIFQGESLKLQGLFPKTRSRVEGMRAYWQPGETDWCEPCANDEQVYHSLVLYENQQALSEARVKELTSILDNINRHSSDKNHIEEEG, from the coding sequence ATGAGTTTCCAAGTATATCAAATAGATGGATTTGACGAGCCATGGTGGTTTGAAGATGACTGGCATGAGCATGTCGTCGCTGTTCAAACGGCTGACAGCTTAGAGGAAGCAGCACTTATTTTTCAAGGTGAATCATTAAAATTGCAGGGCCTATTCCCGAAGACGCGTAGTCGAGTAGAAGGCATGCGCGCTTACTGGCAACCGGGTGAAACGGATTGGTGTGAACCTTGTGCCAATGATGAACAAGTCTACCATAGCCTGGTCCTCTATGAGAACCAACAAGCTTTAAGTGAAGCACGCGTCAAAGAATTAACCAGTATTTTAGACAATATCAATCGCCATTCAAGCGATAAAAATCATATAGAAGAGGAGGGTTAG
- a CDS encoding acylphosphatase — translation MKTSRIVVTGRVQGVGFRYFTERIAKRMKVAGTVENKNDGSVEILVQADDATLRAFIEEVKEMPENPSAHVDNIQVVETFNSEEMVKFRTVY, via the coding sequence ATGAAAACAAGTCGAATTGTTGTAACCGGCCGTGTGCAAGGTGTAGGCTTCCGTTATTTTACCGAAAGAATCGCCAAGAGAATGAAAGTTGCGGGAACTGTGGAGAATAAGAACGATGGATCAGTAGAAATTCTTGTTCAAGCAGATGATGCCACCTTGCGTGCTTTTATTGAAGAAGTCAAAGAAATGCCGGAAAACCCATCCGCCCATGTCGACAATATCCAAGTCGTTGAAACCTTCAATAGTGAGGAAATGGTGAAATTTCGCACGGTTTATTGA
- the yidC gene encoding membrane protein insertase YidC: MSSRLKNKRLSLILLVMSLVVFLGGCANPNNPDGFMYRLTVEPIGQLIVWIADQFAGNYGIAIIIITIAIRIILLPLTLNQLKSSTRQQIKMAAFQPYLKEIQERQKNATTQAEKMALATEQQEFMRENNVSMFGGMGCLPLLLQLPIISGLYTAIRVSEPIASSEFFGISLGESHMVLAIITIVMYLIQSFITLQGVPEEQKAQMRSTLFMTPIMMGFIVFTTPAGLTLYFLAGAIWSILQSLFTTFYFKPKIQAEVDKEMAENPIKVKKPSSGRKDVTDSVKKESTNKRLTNNDSQTNRNAGKQRK, translated from the coding sequence TTGTCAAGCCGTTTAAAAAATAAACGCCTATCGCTAATTTTGCTAGTGATGTCACTCGTGGTATTTTTGGGTGGATGTGCCAATCCAAATAATCCAGATGGTTTTATGTATCGCTTAACAGTAGAACCGATTGGTCAACTTATCGTATGGATTGCTGATCAGTTTGCTGGTAACTACGGAATTGCTATTATCATTATTACCATTGCCATTCGTATTATTCTATTGCCACTTACCTTGAACCAGCTGAAAAGCTCAACGCGTCAACAAATTAAGATGGCTGCTTTTCAACCATACTTAAAAGAAATTCAAGAACGTCAAAAAAATGCCACAACGCAAGCGGAGAAAATGGCATTAGCGACTGAACAACAAGAATTCATGCGCGAAAATAACGTTTCTATGTTTGGTGGTATGGGTTGTTTACCATTATTACTACAATTACCAATCATCTCTGGTTTATACACTGCTATTCGCGTGAGTGAACCAATTGCCAGCTCTGAATTCTTCGGTATCTCACTTGGAGAATCTCATATGGTATTAGCCATTATCACCATTGTAATGTACTTGATTCAATCATTCATTACCTTGCAAGGTGTGCCAGAAGAGCAAAAAGCGCAAATGCGTTCTACCCTATTCATGACACCAATTATGATGGGATTCATTGTATTTACAACACCAGCCGGATTAACACTTTACTTCTTAGCAGGTGCCATTTGGTCAATTCTACAATCATTATTTACAACTTTCTACTTCAAGCCAAAAATCCAGGCAGAAGTTGATAAAGAAATGGCTGAGAACCCAATCAAGGTGAAGAAACCTTCTAGCGGCCGTAAAGATGTGACTGATTCTGTTAAGAAAGAATCTACAAACAAACGCTTAACAAATAATGACAGCCAAACAAACCGTAACGCTGGCAAACAACGTAAATAA
- a CDS encoding cobalamin-independent methionine synthase II family protein — protein MTNKKILTTHVGSLPRPKALLEANDRRAKNEISDEEYNQIIQNSVDQVVAKQNELGIDIANDGEYGHITSGPVDFGAWWNYSFYRLGGLEMTDQDRWANPEKIRSTPGNIKLTSFPDRRDRAIFSAAYEDPDSGVLGKRKAVGNPVFADKVTYVGQDQVQRDVDFLKASLAKNNLDKGFIAAVSPGSAARLQDNYYNGDEEALLNDLADALHEEYKAITDAGFIVQIDAPDLAEAWDQINPEPSVEDFQRWLQLRIDAINRALKGIDPALVRLHICWGSWHGPHTTDIPLEYIVDQCLEVNAAGFTFEASSPRHAHEWKVWEKAGRLKEGQYIIPGLVSHSTNAVEHPELIAERLIRFGEIVGPENVVASTDCGLGGRLHEQIAWAKLEALVEGAAIASKHFYGE, from the coding sequence ATGACAAACAAGAAAATTTTAACCACACATGTAGGTTCATTACCACGTCCAAAAGCATTATTAGAGGCAAATGATCGTCGTGCAAAAAATGAAATTTCAGACGAAGAATACAATCAAATCATCCAAAATTCAGTGGATCAAGTTGTTGCAAAACAAAATGAACTTGGTATCGACATTGCAAATGATGGTGAATATGGTCATATCACATCTGGTCCAGTAGACTTTGGTGCCTGGTGGAACTACTCATTCTATCGTTTAGGTGGTTTAGAAATGACTGACCAAGACCGTTGGGCAAACCCTGAAAAGATTCGTTCAACACCAGGAAATATTAAATTAACATCATTCCCTGACCGTCGTGACCGTGCAATTTTCTCAGCTGCCTATGAAGATCCAGATTCTGGTGTTTTAGGTAAACGTAAAGCTGTTGGGAACCCAGTTTTCGCTGATAAAGTGACTTACGTTGGTCAAGACCAAGTACAACGTGACGTAGATTTCTTAAAAGCTTCGCTAGCTAAAAACAACTTAGATAAAGGTTTTATTGCAGCTGTATCTCCAGGTTCAGCTGCTCGTCTACAAGATAACTACTACAATGGTGATGAAGAAGCCTTATTAAATGATTTAGCAGACGCATTACATGAAGAATATAAAGCAATCACAGATGCTGGTTTCATCGTTCAAATTGATGCGCCCGACTTGGCTGAAGCTTGGGACCAAATCAACCCAGAGCCATCAGTTGAAGACTTCCAAAGATGGTTACAATTACGTATTGACGCTATTAACCGTGCCTTAAAAGGTATCGATCCAGCCTTAGTTCGCTTACATATTTGCTGGGGTTCATGGCATGGACCACATACAACAGATATTCCATTAGAGTACATCGTTGACCAATGTTTAGAAGTAAATGCAGCAGGATTTACTTTTGAAGCATCAAGTCCACGTCATGCGCATGAATGGAAAGTGTGGGAAAAAGCGGGTCGCTTAAAAGAAGGCCAATACATCATTCCTGGTTTAGTATCACATTCAACAAATGCGGTTGAGCATCCAGAATTAATCGCAGAACGCTTAATCCGTTTCGGTGAAATTGTTGGACCAGAAAACGTCGTTGCTTCAACTGACTGTGGTTTAGGTGGACGTTTACACGAGCAAATCGCTTGGGCTAAATTAGAAGCCCTTGTAGAAGGTGCAGCAATTGCTTCTAAACACTTCTACGGAGAATAA
- the spxB gene encoding pyruvate oxidase yields the protein MSDNKINIGLAVMKILESWGADTIYGIPSGTLSSLMDAMGEEENNVKFLQVKHEEVGAMAAVMQSKFGGNLGVTVGSGGPGASHLINGLYDAAMDNIPVVAILGSRPQRELNMDAFQELNQNPMYDHIAVYNRRVAYAEQLPKLVDEAARMAIAKRGVAVLEVPGDFAKVEIDNDQWYSSANSLRKYEPIAPAAQDIDAAVELLNNSKRPVIYAGIGTMGHGPAVQELARKIKAPVITTGKNFETFEYDFEALTGSTYRVGWKPANETILEADTVLFAGSNFPFSEVEGTFRNVDNFIQIDIDPAMLGKRHHADVAILGDAGLAIDEILNKVDAVEESAWWTANLKNIANWREYINMLETKEEGDLQFYQVYNAINNHADEDAIYSIDVGNSTQTSIRHLHMTPKNMWRTSPLFATMGIAIPGGLGAKNTYPDRQVWNIIGDGAFSMTYPDVVTNVRYNMPVINVVFSNTEYAFIKNKYEDTNKNLFGVDFTDVDYAKIAEAQGAKGFTVSRIEDMDRVMAEAVAANKAGHTVVIDCKITQDRPIPVETLKLDPKLYSEDEIKAYKERYEAANLVPFREYLEAEGLESKYIK from the coding sequence ATGTCAGATAACAAAATTAACATCGGTTTAGCAGTTATGAAAATTTTAGAGTCTTGGGGAGCAGATACTATTTATGGTATTCCTTCAGGTACTTTAAGTTCATTGATGGACGCGATGGGTGAAGAAGAAAACAACGTTAAATTCCTACAAGTGAAACACGAAGAAGTAGGTGCTATGGCTGCTGTAATGCAAAGCAAATTCGGCGGTAACCTAGGTGTTACTGTTGGTTCTGGTGGTCCAGGTGCATCTCACTTGATTAACGGTTTATACGATGCAGCAATGGATAACATTCCAGTAGTTGCGATCTTAGGTTCTCGTCCACAACGCGAATTAAACATGGACGCTTTCCAAGAATTAAACCAAAACCCAATGTACGACCACATTGCAGTTTACAACCGTCGTGTAGCTTACGCTGAGCAATTACCAAAATTAGTTGACGAAGCGGCTCGTATGGCTATCGCTAAACGTGGTGTAGCAGTTCTAGAAGTACCTGGTGATTTCGCTAAAGTTGAAATCGACAACGACCAATGGTACTCATCTGCAAACAGCTTACGTAAATATGAACCAATCGCTCCAGCAGCACAAGATATCGACGCAGCAGTTGAATTATTAAACAACTCTAAACGTCCAGTAATCTACGCTGGTATTGGTACTATGGGCCACGGTCCTGCAGTTCAAGAATTAGCACGTAAAATCAAAGCACCAGTTATCACTACTGGTAAAAACTTTGAAACTTTCGAGTATGATTTTGAAGCTTTAACAGGTTCTACTTACCGTGTAGGTTGGAAACCAGCTAACGAAACTATCTTAGAAGCAGATACAGTATTATTTGCTGGTTCAAACTTCCCATTCTCAGAGGTTGAAGGTACTTTCCGTAACGTGGATAACTTCATCCAAATCGATATTGATCCAGCTATGTTAGGTAAACGTCACCACGCTGATGTTGCTATCTTAGGTGATGCTGGTTTAGCAATCGACGAAATCTTAAACAAAGTTGACGCTGTTGAAGAGTCAGCATGGTGGACAGCTAACTTGAAAAACATCGCTAACTGGCGTGAATACATCAACATGTTAGAAACTAAAGAAGAAGGCGACTTGCAATTCTACCAAGTGTACAATGCAATCAACAACCACGCTGACGAAGATGCAATTTACTCAATTGATGTTGGTAACTCAACACAAACATCTATTCGTCATTTACACATGACACCTAAAAACATGTGGAGAACTTCTCCATTATTCGCGACAATGGGTATCGCTATCCCTGGTGGTTTAGGTGCTAAAAACACTTACCCAGATCGTCAAGTTTGGAACATCATCGGTGATGGTGCCTTCTCTATGACTTACCCAGATGTAGTAACTAACGTACGTTACAATATGCCTGTAATCAACGTTGTATTCTCTAACACTGAATATGCCTTCATCAAAAACAAATATGAAGACACTAACAAAAACTTATTCGGTGTAGACTTTACAGATGTTGACTACGCTAAAATCGCTGAAGCACAAGGTGCTAAAGGATTTACTGTAAGCCGTATCGAAGATATGGACCGTGTAATGGCTGAAGCTGTTGCAGCTAATAAAGCAGGTCACACTGTAGTTATCGACTGTAAGATTACTCAAGACCGTCCAATCCCTGTAGAAACATTGAAATTAGATCCAAAACTATACAGCGAAGACGAAATCAAAGCTTACAAAGAACGTTACGAAGCTGCTAACTTAGTACCATTCAGAGAGTACTTAGAAGCTGAAGGCTTAGAATCTAAATACATCAAATAA
- a CDS encoding sensor histidine kinase: protein MFNSVLNDFKTKLQHPFSLIWKWGLVLSSLFWLALSVSPIISNIQEQQALEEDYVAEVTQIDTYLQTYLNSLASRPASEVREGFQSRIAIENISLEDYLNEHNVKIQVYNENGNLVYNSGTTVDSFSTSRTTGRTRSDETGDFLTYQLLYDGSDQIGYYIATFDYQSVADQLSDKRTELIIMAGVNLIIAVVAGLGVAYFFIQPIQKMKRFLKNITADNIADRRLNVTEYRGEITEISESINQMLDQTSEYIDQQIHFVEDVSHELRTPVAIIEGHLNMLNRWGKDDPEILEESLSASVNELERMKVLVQEMLDLSRAGQVDTQYYDKTTLINEVINQVFQNFKVLYPDFQFFLENDLRRNYEIQIYRNHLEQILIILLDNAVKYSTDRQEIHISVATNAVDYIEIAIQDFGEGMSQKDQNRIFNRFYRVDKARSRERGGNGLGLSIAKELIKGYKGSIFVESELGNGSIFHVRFPILNTLDEISAADRERIDQLLEEATNDENNQI, encoded by the coding sequence ATGTTTAATAGCGTTTTAAATGATTTTAAAACAAAACTGCAGCACCCATTTTCATTAATTTGGAAGTGGGGCTTAGTTTTATCTAGCTTGTTTTGGTTGGCCTTGAGTGTGAGCCCCATCATTTCAAATATTCAAGAACAACAAGCGCTAGAAGAAGACTATGTGGCTGAGGTTACACAAATTGACACTTATTTACAAACCTACTTAAATTCCTTAGCATCACGCCCAGCTTCAGAAGTGCGTGAAGGATTCCAATCACGCATTGCCATTGAAAATATTTCTTTAGAAGATTATCTAAATGAACATAACGTGAAAATTCAAGTCTATAATGAAAATGGTAACCTGGTTTATAATTCAGGGACTACTGTAGATAGTTTCTCAACTAGTAGAACGACAGGCCGAACGAGATCGGATGAAACTGGCGACTTCCTGACGTATCAATTACTATATGATGGTTCTGACCAAATTGGTTATTATATTGCGACCTTTGATTACCAATCAGTCGCTGATCAATTGTCTGATAAACGGACTGAATTAATCATTATGGCGGGGGTTAATCTAATCATCGCCGTTGTCGCTGGTCTTGGTGTAGCTTATTTCTTTATTCAACCGATTCAAAAGATGAAACGGTTCTTAAAGAACATCACTGCAGATAATATTGCTGACCGCCGTTTGAACGTAACAGAATACCGCGGTGAAATTACTGAAATTTCTGAAAGTATCAACCAGATGCTTGATCAAACGAGTGAGTATATTGACCAACAAATTCATTTTGTAGAAGATGTTTCTCATGAACTACGGACACCAGTAGCCATCATTGAAGGCCATTTAAACATGTTAAACCGTTGGGGTAAGGATGATCCAGAGATTCTTGAAGAGTCGCTGTCAGCCTCTGTAAATGAGCTAGAACGGATGAAAGTCCTCGTACAAGAGATGTTAGATTTATCTCGAGCAGGCCAGGTTGACACACAGTATTATGATAAGACGACGTTAATCAATGAAGTAATCAATCAAGTTTTCCAAAACTTCAAGGTACTATACCCAGACTTCCAATTCTTCTTGGAAAATGACTTGCGCCGTAATTACGAGATTCAGATTTACCGTAACCATCTTGAACAAATCCTGATTATTTTATTGGATAATGCTGTCAAATATTCAACTGATCGCCAAGAAATCCATATTTCTGTTGCGACCAACGCCGTTGACTATATAGAAATTGCCATCCAAGACTTCGGTGAGGGGATGTCTCAAAAAGACCAAAACCGTATCTTTAACCGCTTCTACCGGGTGGATAAGGCGCGGTCGCGTGAACGTGGAGGGAATGGTCTAGGTTTATCTATCGCTAAAGAATTAATCAAAGGGTACAAGGGTTCTATCTTTGTAGAGAGTGAGCTGGGCAATGGTTCTATTTTCCATGTTCGCTTCCCAATCTTGAATACCTTAGACGAAATTTCAGCAGCTGACCGTGAACGAATTGATCAGTTGTTAGAAGAAGCAACAAATGACGAGAACAATCAAATATAA
- a CDS encoding response regulator transcription factor: MSEEKAKRILIVEDEKNLARFVELELKHEGYETELAKDGRIGLEKAQEGNWDLILLDLMLPEINGIEVCRRLRPTSDVPIIIMTARDSVIDRVSGFDHGADDYIVKPFAIEELLARIRALLRRIDIEEEQQHRKQTKVTFRDLSVEKENRIVRRGEEIIDLTKREYELLVMLMENVNVVLPRTELLNKVWGYTTEVETNVVDVYIRYLRNKIDVDGQPGYIQTVRGTGYVMRTPE; this comes from the coding sequence ATGAGTGAAGAAAAAGCAAAACGCATCTTAATCGTTGAAGATGAAAAAAACTTAGCCCGTTTTGTTGAATTAGAACTTAAACATGAGGGCTATGAAACAGAACTTGCTAAGGATGGTCGTATTGGGCTTGAGAAAGCCCAAGAAGGCAACTGGGACTTAATCTTGTTAGATTTAATGTTGCCAGAGATTAACGGGATTGAAGTGTGTCGTCGTTTACGACCAACTTCAGACGTGCCGATTATCATCATGACGGCTAGAGATTCAGTTATTGACCGTGTATCAGGTTTTGACCACGGTGCCGATGACTATATCGTTAAGCCATTTGCGATTGAAGAATTATTGGCACGTATTCGTGCATTACTTCGTCGTATTGATATAGAAGAAGAACAACAACACAGAAAACAAACGAAAGTAACTTTCCGTGACCTTTCTGTTGAAAAAGAAAATCGCATCGTTCGCCGTGGCGAGGAGATTATCGATTTAACAAAACGTGAGTACGAGTTATTGGTGATGTTAATGGAGAACGTTAACGTAGTATTACCTCGTACAGAATTATTAAATAAAGTATGGGGCTATACAACTGAAGTTGAAACCAACGTTGTAGATGTTTATATTCGTTACTTACGAAATAAAATCGATGTGGATGGTCAACCAGGTTACATTCAAACTGTACGTGGTACGGGCTATGTAATGAGGACCCCAGAATAA
- the gndA gene encoding NADP-dependent phosphogluconate dehydrogenase, with translation MTEAHIGVVGMAVMGKNLALNIESHGYTVAVFNRTTSKAKAVVDENSDKNLVFTETMEEFVNSLEKPRRILLMVQAGKATDATISQLMPLLEKDDVIIDGGNTFFQDTIRRSTEIDGSGIHFIGMGVSGGEEGALKGPSLMPGGPKEAYDIVEPILKQIAAKAPSDGEPCVTYIGPNGAGHYVKMVHNGIEYGDMQLIAETYDLLRRHLDLPVTEIADHFADWNTGELDSFLIEITADILTKHDPETGKPMVDVILDRAGNKGTGKWTSQSALDVGVPLQTITESVYARYISALKDQRVRASKVLAGPENTAFEGDKNDFVEKIRKALYFSKIMSYAQGFYQYRTASEEYDWNLNYKEIAAIFRAGCIIRAGFLEKIMDAYENNADLENILLDEYFMDIAKDYQQATREVAAEAIKSGIPVPGFTSALSYYDSYRSETLPANIIQAQRDYFGAHTYERVDAEGSYHLLWDKEEQIDA, from the coding sequence ATGACTGAAGCACATATTGGTGTTGTCGGAATGGCCGTAATGGGCAAGAACTTAGCGTTGAATATCGAAAGCCATGGATATACGGTGGCTGTATTTAACCGTACTACCAGCAAAGCAAAAGCTGTTGTAGATGAAAATTCAGATAAAAACTTAGTTTTTACTGAGACTATGGAAGAGTTTGTAAATTCATTAGAAAAACCTCGCCGTATCTTATTAATGGTACAAGCAGGTAAAGCGACAGATGCAACAATCAGTCAATTAATGCCATTATTAGAAAAGGACGATGTTATTATTGATGGTGGAAACACATTCTTCCAAGATACAATTCGTCGTTCTACCGAAATTGACGGTTCTGGTATCCACTTCATTGGTATGGGTGTTTCTGGTGGTGAAGAAGGCGCGCTTAAAGGCCCTAGCTTGATGCCAGGTGGTCCTAAAGAAGCTTACGATATTGTTGAACCAATCTTAAAACAAATCGCAGCTAAAGCGCCTAGTGATGGCGAACCATGTGTAACTTACATCGGCCCTAACGGTGCTGGTCACTACGTTAAAATGGTTCACAACGGTATCGAATACGGTGACATGCAATTAATTGCTGAAACATACGATTTATTACGTCGTCATTTAGACTTACCTGTAACAGAAATCGCTGATCATTTTGCCGATTGGAACACTGGTGAATTAGACAGTTTCCTAATCGAAATTACAGCTGATATCTTAACAAAACATGATCCAGAAACAGGTAAACCAATGGTTGACGTGATCTTGGATCGTGCAGGTAACAAAGGTACTGGTAAATGGACTTCTCAATCAGCATTAGATGTTGGTGTACCATTACAAACAATTACTGAATCAGTTTACGCACGTTACATTTCAGCATTGAAAGACCAACGTGTCCGCGCTTCTAAAGTGTTAGCTGGTCCAGAAAATACAGCATTCGAAGGCGATAAAAACGACTTCGTTGAAAAAATTCGTAAAGCTTTATACTTCTCTAAAATCATGTCTTACGCGCAAGGTTTCTACCAATACCGTACAGCATCAGAAGAATATGATTGGAACTTGAACTATAAAGAAATCGCAGCTATTTTCCGTGCTGGATGTATCATCCGTGCAGGCTTCCTAGAAAAAATCATGGACGCTTACGAAAACAACGCTGACTTAGAAAACATCTTATTAGATGAATACTTTATGGATATTGCTAAAGATTACCAACAAGCAACTCGTGAAGTAGCAGCAGAAGCAATTAAATCTGGTATACCTGTACCTGGTTTCACATCTGCCTTGTCTTACTACGATAGCTACCGTTCAGAAACTTTACCAGCGAACATCATTCAAGCGCAACGTGACTACTTTGGTGCGCATACTTATGAACGTGTTGATGCTGAAGGTTCTTATCACTTATTATGGGATAAAGAAGAACAAATCGATGCTTAA